The window AGTAGCTTATCAGCTTTTTCAACATGCTCAGCTTTAACGATTTTCGCCACGCGTAAATCTACTTTGGCGAAATCATCAAAAGTGATTTCATCAGCAATTGGGTCATCGGTCAGAGGGCCGGTCACTGGCTGCTGCGCCTGAGCAGCTTCCAGGTTTTCTTTTGAATCTTCTACCATAGCGACAATTTTATCCATTTCAACGCGCTGTAATAACGCTTTAAATTTGTTGATCTTGTGGTCGGTTAACAATGCCTTGTGACCATCCCACTCAAGCTCATCATTAAGGAAAGCCGCCGATTTATCGGCAAGGGAAGGGAGCACAGGCTTTAAATAAATCATCAGCACACGGAACAGGTTAATCCCTAACGAACAGATTTCGTGTACTTCCTGTTGCTTGCCTTCTTCTTTAATTAACTGCCACGGCTCTTTAACGGCGATGTACTCGTTAACCTTGTCGGCAAGAGCCATGATTTCACGCATCGCCCGACCAAATTCACGGTTCTCGTAGTGAGCCGCAATGCTATCACCTGCGCTCATCACTTCATCGGCCAGTGCTTGATCTGCTGGGTTTGCTACCAATACACCATCAAACTTTTTACTGATGAAGCTGGCACAGCGAGATGCGATATTTACCAGTTTACCAACCAGGTCAGAGTTAACGCGCTGGGCGAAATCCTCCAGATTCAAATCCAGGTCATCAATACGGCTGGTAAGTTTTGCCGCAAAGTAATAACGCAGGTATTCCGGATTCAAATGATCTAAATAGGTGCGACCTTTAATGAAAGTACCTTTAGATTTCGACATCTTAGTACCATTTACCGTCACAAAACCATGAGCGTAAACAGACGTCGGTTGACGATAACCAGAGCCATCAAGCATAGCTGGCCAGAATAAGCTGTGGAAATAGATGATGTCCTTACCAATAAAGTGATAAAGCTCGGCATCGGAATCTTTTCTCCAAAACTCGTCAAAGTTAATGCCTTGCTTGTCACATAGGTTTTTAAAACTACCCATGTAACCAATTGGCGCGTCTAGCCAAACGTAGAAAAACTTGCCCGGTGCGTCTGGAATTTCGAATCCAAAATATGGTGCATCACGGGAAATATCCCACTGCTGCAAACCTTGTTCAAACCACTCAGCAAGTTTGTTTGCCATTTCTTCCTGCAATGAACCGCTGCGAGTCCAGTCTTTCAGCATTTGCTCAAACGCTGGCAAATCGAAGAAGTAGTGCTCGGAATCCTTCAGTACAGGTGTTGCACCGGAAACCACACTGATCGGATTGATCAGATCCGTTGGTGAATACGTAGCACCACAGTTATCACAGTTATCACCATTTTGATCTTCGCTCTTACACTTAGGGCAAGTGCCTTTTACAAAACGATCCGGTAAGAACATTTCTTTCTCCGGATCGAAAAGTTGTGAAATTGTGCGACGCTTGATGTGGCCATTCGCATCAAGGCGGCGATAAATTTCCTCAGCAAATGCTCGGTTTTCATCACTATGAGTCGAATGGTAATTATCAAACTTGATATGG is drawn from Thalassotalea sp. PS06 and contains these coding sequences:
- the metG gene encoding methionine--tRNA ligase, which codes for MSTNKRKILVTSALPYANGPIHLGHLLEYIQTDIWVRFQKMRGHETYYVCADDAHGTPIMLKAQQLGMAPEEMIEQVRQEHMADFAGFHIKFDNYHSTHSDENRAFAEEIYRRLDANGHIKRRTISQLFDPEKEMFLPDRFVKGTCPKCKSEDQNGDNCDNCGATYSPTDLINPISVVSGATPVLKDSEHYFFDLPAFEQMLKDWTRSGSLQEEMANKLAEWFEQGLQQWDISRDAPYFGFEIPDAPGKFFYVWLDAPIGYMGSFKNLCDKQGINFDEFWRKDSDAELYHFIGKDIIYFHSLFWPAMLDGSGYRQPTSVYAHGFVTVNGTKMSKSKGTFIKGRTYLDHLNPEYLRYYFAAKLTSRIDDLDLNLEDFAQRVNSDLVGKLVNIASRCASFISKKFDGVLVANPADQALADEVMSAGDSIAAHYENREFGRAMREIMALADKVNEYIAVKEPWQLIKEEGKQQEVHEICSLGINLFRVLMIYLKPVLPSLADKSAAFLNDELEWDGHKALLTDHKINKFKALLQRVEMDKIVAMVEDSKENLEAAQAQQPVTGPLTDDPIADEITFDDFAKVDLRVAKIVKAEHVEKADKLLRIEVDLGGETRQIFAGIKSAYQPEDLIGKLTVVVANLAPRKMRFGMSEGMIIAAGPGGKDIFILNPDNGAEPGMRVM